The Macaca fascicularis isolate 582-1 chromosome 1, T2T-MFA8v1.1 genome includes a window with the following:
- the CCDC28B gene encoding coiled-coil domain-containing protein 28B isoform X2 gives MDDKKKKRSPKPCLAQPAQAPGTLRRVPVPTSHSGSLALGLPHLPSPKQRAKFKRVGKEKCRPVLAGGGSGSAGTPLQHSFLTEVTDVYEMEGGLLNLLNDFHSGRLQAFGKECSFEQLEHVREMQEKLARLHFSLDVCGEEEDDEEEEDGVTEGLPEEQKKTTADRNLDQLLSNLEDLSNSISCTWPRTPSLRSSLLRRCPTQAHTAPLILFKL, from the exons ATGgatgacaaaaagaagaaacGGAGTCCCAAGCCCTGCCTGGCCCAGCCAGCCCAGGCCCCAGGCACACTACGCAGGGTCCCTGTGCCTACCAGCCACAGCGGCTCCTTGGCCCTAGGACTTCCTCATCTGCCATCCCCCAAGCAGCGGGCCAAGTTCAAGAG AGTAGGCAAGGAGAAGTGCCGCCCAGTCCTGGCTGGAGGTGGAAGCGGCTCTGCAGGCACGCCCCTGCAGCACTCCTTTCTGACTGAGGTGACCGATGTCTATGAGATGGAGGGGGGACTCCTGAACCTGCTCAATGATTTCCACTCGGGCCGGCTGCAGGCCTTCG GGAAGGAATGCTCCTTTGAGCAGCTGGAGCACGTTCGGGAGATGCAGGAGAAGCTGGCCcggctgcacttcagcctggatgtgtgtggggaggaggaggacgatgaagaggaagaggatgggGTCACTGAGGGGCTGCCAGAGGAGCAGAAGAAGACGACGGCTGACCGTAACCTGGACCAGCTGCTTAGCAAT CTGGAAGACCTAAGTAATTCGAT AAGCTGCACCTGGCCGAGAACGCCGAGCCTGAGGAGCAGTCTGCTGCGTAGGTGTCCCACGCAGGCCCACACTGCCCCTCTCATTCTCTTCAAACTGTGA
- the CCDC28B gene encoding coiled-coil domain-containing protein 28B isoform X3 yields the protein MDDKKKKRSPKPCLAQPAQAPGTLRRVPVPTSHSGSLALGLPHLPSPKQRAKFKRVGKEKCRPVLAGGGSGSAGTPLQHSFLTEVTDVYEMEGGLLNLLNDFHSGRLQAFGKECSFEQLEHVREMQEKLARLHFSLDVCGEEEDDEEEEDGVTEGLPEEQKKTTADRNLDQLLSNLEDLSNSIQKLHLAENAEPEEQSAA from the exons ATGgatgacaaaaagaagaaacGGAGTCCCAAGCCCTGCCTGGCCCAGCCAGCCCAGGCCCCAGGCACACTACGCAGGGTCCCTGTGCCTACCAGCCACAGCGGCTCCTTGGCCCTAGGACTTCCTCATCTGCCATCCCCCAAGCAGCGGGCCAAGTTCAAGAG AGTAGGCAAGGAGAAGTGCCGCCCAGTCCTGGCTGGAGGTGGAAGCGGCTCTGCAGGCACGCCCCTGCAGCACTCCTTTCTGACTGAGGTGACCGATGTCTATGAGATGGAGGGGGGACTCCTGAACCTGCTCAATGATTTCCACTCGGGCCGGCTGCAGGCCTTCG GGAAGGAATGCTCCTTTGAGCAGCTGGAGCACGTTCGGGAGATGCAGGAGAAGCTGGCCcggctgcacttcagcctggatgtgtgtggggaggaggaggacgatgaagaggaagaggatgggGTCACTGAGGGGCTGCCAGAGGAGCAGAAGAAGACGACGGCTGACCGTAACCTGGACCAGCTGCTTAGCAAT CTGGAAGACCTAAGTAATTCGAT CCAGAAGCTGCACCTGGCCGAGAACGCCGAGCCTGAGGAGCAGTCTGCTGCGTAG
- the CCDC28B gene encoding coiled-coil domain-containing protein 28B isoform X1, giving the protein MDDKKKKRSPKPCLAQPAQAPGTLRRVPVPTSHSGSLALGLPHLPSPKQRAKFKRVGKEKCRPVLAGGGSGSAGTPLQHSFLTEVTDVYEMEGGLLNLLNDFHSGRLQAFGKECSFEQLEHVREMQEKLARLHFSLDVCGEEEDDEEEEDGVTEGLPEEQKKTTADRNLDQLLSNLEDLSNSMYPFQGTRLCVCVPERSASSSPALQEYSHITNFPTSCSPVRFSHRLPEPRYRNLEFPQN; this is encoded by the exons ATGgatgacaaaaagaagaaacGGAGTCCCAAGCCCTGCCTGGCCCAGCCAGCCCAGGCCCCAGGCACACTACGCAGGGTCCCTGTGCCTACCAGCCACAGCGGCTCCTTGGCCCTAGGACTTCCTCATCTGCCATCCCCCAAGCAGCGGGCCAAGTTCAAGAG AGTAGGCAAGGAGAAGTGCCGCCCAGTCCTGGCTGGAGGTGGAAGCGGCTCTGCAGGCACGCCCCTGCAGCACTCCTTTCTGACTGAGGTGACCGATGTCTATGAGATGGAGGGGGGACTCCTGAACCTGCTCAATGATTTCCACTCGGGCCGGCTGCAGGCCTTCG GGAAGGAATGCTCCTTTGAGCAGCTGGAGCACGTTCGGGAGATGCAGGAGAAGCTGGCCcggctgcacttcagcctggatgtgtgtggggaggaggaggacgatgaagaggaagaggatgggGTCACTGAGGGGCTGCCAGAGGAGCAGAAGAAGACGACGGCTGACCGTAACCTGGACCAGCTGCTTAGCAAT CTGGAAGACCTAAGTAATTCGATGTATCCTTTCCAAGGAAcccgtctgtgtgtgtgtgttcctgagAGGTCAgcttcctcctccccagccctccaGGAGTATTCACACATAACCAACTTCCCAACCTCTTGCAGTCCTGTCAGATTTAGCCACAGGCTGCCCGAACCCAGGTACAGGAATTTAGAATTTCcccaaaattag